TATACCAGATAAATGAAATTGCAATGAAAAACGTTTAAACcttaatcttaagaaaaaaacgAGTCAACATAAAAACACACAAGGTAATGTAGTTTTCATTGTTCAAACCTGACATCATTTAACAAAGCTGGCCAATTAAGTAGACAACACCTGGAACATAACATTTTTGAGAAGCACCAGCCACCCCTCTCAAAGGTGTCAGGAGTGACTTTTAGCAGAAACTCAGTTTTGTGAAACAGCTTTTTTGGCTCCCCTAAACCCTCCTTAGTGCCCTGGGTTCCCACCGGGGCCCGATGAACGTCAGCCCATCAGCACCCCTCCCTGACAGGTCAGACGGCCGTGGCTTTGAcccagggaggaggctgagcaAAGGGCCCGCCAGGTACGGTTTGAGATAGCTCTCTCGGGCGTTCGGGAATAAGGGATCCCCCGTGAACCCCAACCAAGACCTGTTCTTAAAGTGTCCCTCGGGCAGATTCgggttttcatttctccttttgaaAGGTAGCCTGAGTAGTCGAATGGCCTGCTCTGCTGGGagaggttgggggaggaggaCTGGCAAGGGGCCCGTGGGAGCTGCAGCTCAGCGGGTCAGGAGCCAACCGTCACCCCCAGTGTTCGACACAGACGGTCTGgtggggctggaatgggagcagTGTGGCCTGTCGCGCTGGCTAACCCAGGCTCACGCTTggtctggggaggtgggctggccTGGGGAGGTCCCCGCCACTGGGAGAGGGGCCATCCTTGcgtgtgtgcccaccaccccgGCTCCAACACTGACCTCAGCTTTACCCACTCAACTTGGACTGGGGgctgaggagaggggagagggtgctGCCTGTCTCTTGCAGGGGAGCTCTGACTGGGGGAACGGCTGAAACACCCAGAGCCAGTTCATTCCAGAGGGGCCTGTTGGCACCCTTTCCCCCACAGCCTCGGCCTCCCTCCCGGGCCCTAATCCTGCTTAGAGCAGGAAATTGGAACCAGAGGCGGGAGGAGAGGAAGCCCCTCCAGTTAACCCCTTCAGTAGACACAAACATGTGGTTCTTATTAAGGAAGAGCAGGCGGAGCCTTTGCCCCCAAGCTCGCGTGCACCTTGTTCTGAGGGCCAAACAAAAGGCCTACGCAGGGTCACTTGGGTTGGGGGTGGCAAGGATCCCTTACAATTTTGTGAGAGAAAAATCAGCCCTCCTCCCAGGGGGCgaaaagagatgaagggaggaaTACTCCCACTCACCCCCACTCACCAACAGTGGACCctgcctgtgcccctccccaggggcccggGCAGCCACCCTCTCCGTGAGCAAAGCCAGAGCTGGTGGGGGCAGCCTAGGAAATGAGATGCCGGTGAAGGCCTGCCGTCCTGCGCCAGCCCCAGCCGCATACAAACCCCGCCGCCCATGGCTGCACTGGGGCCATGGAAGTGGGATGGCCCTCCCAGGATCCTGCAGAAGGGGCCACGCACCTCTACATGCCTGGCGCCACAGCACCATGCCTGGGATGGCTGTCGTGGCAGGGTGCCTACAGtggccccctcctctccctttccctggaGGGAAACTCTTCAGGGGACACACCACCATATGCCGGAAGTCCCGGGGGAGCTGGAAGAGCCCCAGCCACAAACTGAGGGAGGCTATGCCCCATTCCCTAAGCGGGTGCCATCTGGGGCCAGCAGGAAGGGCGGGGTTTGCCAATATGTGCCCCCCACCACCCGAGGGGATGGAAGGGGAAGCTCAGTCCTCTTTCAGCTCTGACTCACAGAGAAGCAGCGTCTTTCACCACCCAGCAGAGCCCAGGACTCGGGGACCTCCGACAGCTGGACCGAGCGTGCTGGGGCCCTGCCTgcaggccaggcagggcagcaAGGGGGTCACAACCCCAACACCGCACAGACACTCAGGGGCGAGGAGGGACTCAGGCCAGCCTCTTCCAGAAACAGCCTCAGCCTGCACGGAGGGAGAAGCCAAGTCAGTCTCTTCAGGCCAGAGCCCCCTCTGTTCCCACCTCTGTCCAGcctttggtttttctttaaatgcagaTTCTTTGTAACTGAGAAGTTCTCTCTACCACTAAAGAGGAGGATGCCGGGGCAGCAGCGCCCCACGGGTTATGTGGGGCAGAGCAAAAACCCTGAAAAGGAGGAATGGATGTACTCGGTGGAGTAGAGGCCGTTGGCCTGGTCCGAGGGCATCTGCACCCAGACCTGGTCATTGGGCCGCAGCTGGAGCACAGCCCCGCCAGACGCCTGGTCCAGGTAGCCTTTCTTGTACTCGTCATAGGTGTAGGTGGCTGGCACGTTGTTCTTGTACAGGGCCACCCACACATTGGTGCCCTTGACATGCACATGGTAAGCAAAGTAGTAGACCCCACCCACAGGGCAGGTGAAGATGCCTGTGGCAGGGTTGTAGCCACTGTGGCCATTGTAGAGAGTCCGGTCGAACTTAACAGGCATGCCGGAGGCAGGAAAGGGCGAGGTGAGCACAGCGGTGAAGGCGGGAGTGGCGTGGGCTGACAGCTCACCCAGCCCAAACTGCAGCTTGCCGCCCTTGCCCAGCACAGCGCCTTCCACTCCCCCGTCGGGCAGGTGCAGGCCGGCGATGCCAGTCTCATCGAAGGCCCCAGGGGCGCCAGGGGGGCCAGGAGGCCCCggaggcccaggaggccctgTGAGTCCTGGGGAACCAGGAACTCCAGGGGGCCCTGTAGGCCCAGCTACGCCAGGTTCCCCCACTTTCCCCTCTccagggggccctgggaggcCTGGTTCACCCTTCAGGCCTGGCAGGCCCTGTGGCCCGACAGGGCCGGCTGGGCCCTGGAGTCCTGGGATTCCTGAGGGACCCCGCAGGCCAGGCTGTCCGGGGAGCCCCAAGTCACCCTTCTGTCCCATGGCTCCTGCCACCCCTGGCCCCCCAGGGCGCCCCGTGAAACCCTGCTCGCCCTTGGGCCCAGTTGGTCCAGGGGGTCCGTGGGCCCCTGGAAGCCCCCTCTCTCCTGGGAGTCCAGGTTTCCCAGCCAGGCCACTAGGTCCCTGATCACCCCGAATGCCAGGCATTCCTGGGGGTCCTCCAGGCCCTACCTCCCCCTTAGGGCCAGGGGGCCCACGTCTTCCAGGGAGCCCTGCAGAGCCTGGAAGTCCAGGAGGGCCCCCAAGGCCCTGTGGGCCCTGCTCCCCTGGCTCCCCATCCTCACCTGGCTCACCCCTGTCCCCCAAGAGCCCTGGGACCCCAGCTTGGCCCTTGTCCCCCTTGGGGCCTGGCAGTCCTGGCATCCCATAGCCAGTGGGGCCTATGAGGCCAGGAGGGCCCCGGGTCCCTGGTTCTCCTTTGGCCCCTGCTGGGCCCTGAGGCCCTGGCACTCCTGCTGACCCTGGGATCCCCACACCATCCATCCCAGGAGGCCCCTTTGGGCCCATTGCCCCTGGCTCCCCCCTGGGTCCTGACACCCCAGGAGGGCCAGACTCACCCTTATCTCCAGGGGCCCCAGGAAGCCCATCCAAACCTGGTTTGCCCAAGCCAGCTGGGCCAGGCAGGCCAGGGGGTCCGGGGGCACCCCCTTGCCCTGGCgccccaggcagccctggctgaccCACCCCATTATCCCCCTTGAGGCCTCGATCACCTGGGGGCCCAGGTTCCCCCTGAGGCCCTGGCTCCCCCCCAAATCCTGGTGGCCCTGGCACCCCCGGGGGGCCTGGTTTCCCAGGGACAGCAATGCCTGAGGGCCC
This Phyllostomus discolor isolate MPI-MPIP mPhyDis1 chromosome 5, mPhyDis1.pri.v3, whole genome shotgun sequence DNA region includes the following protein-coding sequences:
- the COL8A2 gene encoding collagen alpha-2(VIII) chain, which encodes MWWAPMPLSTPPPLLPPLLLPPLLSLLLLVLGCGPRAATGGGAGGAAGYAPVKYVQPMHKGPVGPPFREGKGQYLEMPLPLLPMDLKGEPGPPGKPGPRGPPGPPGFPGKPGTGKPGLHGQPGPAGPPGFSRMGKAGPPGLPGKVGPPGQPGLRGEPGIRGDQGLRGPPGPPGLPGPSGIAVPGKPGPPGVPGPPGFGGEPGPQGEPGPPGDRGLKGDNGVGQPGLPGAPGQGGAPGPPGLPGPAGLGKPGLDGLPGAPGDKGESGPPGVSGPRGEPGAMGPKGPPGMDGVGIPGSAGVPGPQGPAGAKGEPGTRGPPGLIGPTGYGMPGLPGPKGDKGQAGVPGLLGDRGEPGEDGEPGEQGPQGLGGPPGLPGSAGLPGRRGPPGPKGEVGPGGPPGMPGIRGDQGPSGLAGKPGLPGERGLPGAHGPPGPTGPKGEQGFTGRPGGPGVAGAMGQKGDLGLPGQPGLRGPSGIPGLQGPAGPVGPQGLPGLKGEPGLPGPPGEGKVGEPGVAGPTGPPGVPGSPGLTGPPGPPGPPGPPGAPGAFDETGIAGLHLPDGGVEGAVLGKGGKLQFGLGELSAHATPAFTAVLTSPFPASGMPVKFDRTLYNGHSGYNPATGIFTCPVGGVYYFAYHVHVKGTNVWVALYKNNVPATYTYDEYKKGYLDQASGGAVLQLRPNDQVWVQMPSDQANGLYSTEYIHSSFSGFLLCPT